The window GCAACACTTCCTTTCAATCCTACCACAGCTACCGCGCGAAACCCATCCCGCCCGCGAGAGGGGTAGCGCAGGGGACCATCGCAAGGCCTTAACCGCTCGTGGCGGGGCCGGCGGCTTCCGCCCGTTGCGGCCGTGGAGTCCCCCAGCCGCTGGAGGGAAGGGGTGAAAGACCCGGGCTGGGAACGCGCTCAGGCCTCGAGTTCCCGGCCCAGGTCCCCGAGAAATTCCCCGCCGGGCTCAATGAGGTCGAAGACCTCCTGCAGCAGGCTGAACACGGACCTCTTGCCCTCGCTCTCCATCCAGATCCTGCGCGCCGTCGTCCACGCCGCGACCGCGATGGCGGCGATGAGGCGGGGGCGGGGGTCGGATGCGGGATCGACGTTCATCCTCTGGGCCAGCGCCTGGCAGACCGTGTCCTCGAAACCGGGGTAGATCACGTTGCGCTCGTAATCGCCGAGGCGGCGCGAATCCCTGGCCAACCTGCGTATGAGCATGATGCGCTCCTCGCTGTCCCGGTCCAGTTCCGCCAGGAGCCGAGCGGTGGCGTAAAGGGTGGCCAGCACCGGCTCTCCCTGCGGACGGGAGAGGATGAGCTCCCTGACCAGGTTGAGTTGATCGCGCCAGTCTCCGAAGAGCACGGCCTCCTTGGAATCGAAGTAGCGGAAGAAGGTGCGCAGGGAAACGTCCACGGTCTCCGTGATCTCCTTTATGGTGGTCTTATCGTAGCCCTTTTTCTTGAAGAGCTTGAGTGCGGTGGACTCCAGGGCGTCGCGCGTCTGTTTCTTCTTGCGCTCACGCCTGCCGATCGGTCCCGCCTTCTCCTTGTCCATGCGCTGATTATAACAGACGCGGCACCCCTGCTCACACGAGCGCTCCACCGTCGTGTGCGCGCGGCCGGCGCGCGTCAACGCGGCCCCGGGCTCGCCGCGGCCCGCGACACCCTTTCCTCCGCATCCGCGAGGCGCTCTTTCAGCTCCCGGTAGTGCAGGAGGCCCTTCATGGCCCTGACCGCTCGCGAAGCCGAGGTGAAGACGGGCAGGTCGTTTTCGACCAGGGTGCGGACGGTCGCGCTTCCCGTGCCCAGGTACGACATCGCCAGGAGCGGCTTGCCGTGCTCGTGCGGCACCCTCGCCAGGTGGGGCAGGAAGGCCAGGAATTTCTCGTCCCAGGCGCTCTCCATGGGGGCCAGCTCCGGCATCCGTTTCTTGATACTCACGCCCATGTCCGCCGCCCCGAATATCCCGTAGATGAAGGCGCCGTCGACCTCGCCGGACGCGAAGACGGCCTCCAGCAGGTCCTTGTAAAGGTAGATATTGGTGGTGAAGGTGATATCCACGGGATTGGCGACAGCGCTCATGGTGCCCGCGAGTTCCCGCAGACGCTCCTGCAGGCGCTCAGAGAAGAGGGGTACCCGCAAGCCGGCCTTCTCCAGGTTATAGGCGAGGGAGGTGCCCGGGCCTCCCGAGTTTGTGATCACCGCCATGCGGTTTCCCGGGGGTAGCGGTTGCGTCGAGAGCGCCCAGAGGCAGTCGATCATCGTGTCCATGTCCTCCACGCGCATGACTCCCGCCTGCCGGAAGAGGCCGTCGTAGAGCCCGTCGGGACCGGTGACCGCGCCGGTGTGGGAGAGGGACGAACGCGAGCCGGCCTCGTTACCCCCCACGTAAACGGCCAGGACGGGCTTGCGCGCCGCCGTTCTCCTGGCCGCGGAGATGAAATCACGGGGCCTTCTCACGGCCTCCACGTAAAGGCCGACGGCCCGCACCTCGTCGCATTCCGCGAAGTATTCCAGGCAATCGACGATATCGATGTCCGCCTCGTTCCCCACGCTGACGGTCTGGCATATCCTAATCCCCTGGGAACGGAGGTAAGGGTTGAGCATGGAGGTGTAGGCGCCCGACTGCGAGGCGACGGCGAAGCCTCCCCCGAAGGGAGGATCCGGGATGGTGGTGGTGTTGAGCCGGAAAAGGGCGTTCTGCACACCCACGCAGTTGGGCCCCAGGAAGCGGATGCCGTACCTCGCCGCTATCTCCCTGATCTCCCGCTCGAGACGCCTGCCATCCTCGGCGAGGGTCTCCGCGAACCCGCCGGAAATGATGATGGCGTGACGGATGCCGTACCTCCCACATTCTTCCAGTACTCCCGGCACCACCTTCGTGGGCAGGACCAGCTGCGCCAGGTCCACCTCCCTGCCGATCTCCTCCAGGTCCCGAAAGGCCTGTAAGCCCATCACCCGTTCCTCGCTGGGATGCATGGGGTAGACCTCGCCACGGTAACCGCTTTCCAGTAGGTTGGCAAGCTGCATGGTTCCCATCTTAAGTGGGTTGTTGGAGGCGCCGTAAAACGCTATCGACCGCGGATTCATGATCCTTTCCAGCGGATTCACGCCTTTACCTCCTCACCGCTGCGGCCCGCATATCCTTGCCCCGACGCCTTGCCCCGACGCCCGGGTCGCCTCCCTCGCCCGGGCAGTCCGTCATCCGGAAGGGAGGTAGCGCACCGTCAGGCTCACGGTGCGCACGTTGCCCGGCATGGCGGCGTCGCGGAACTGCACGTAGACCCGCCTCTTCCCCGGCAAACCCCCGGCAAGCCTCCAGGGAAGGGTGACGGTCTTCCCGTCCCGGCAGGGGATCCACTCCGCGCCGGCGAAGTCGCGGCGGTTGGAGACGCGCAGGTCCATGAGCCCGGCCCCCTCGTCGTGGGCGCGCAGGGTAAGCGTCACGTCCAGGGAAGGCACGGTGGACGCGCCGCCGTTGACGGAGGCCTCGTCGACGACCGGTTTCGCGCCGTCGCTGCCCGCGGCGTAGACCCGCACCGGGAGCACGCTCCCGCCTGGGACGTCCGCCTTCACCACCACCATGCGCAGGCCGGAATCGGTATCGTACTGCTCCAGGATGGTGCCGTTCTGCGCGGCGTAATACCCGCCGCCGGAGAGCCGGCGCATGGGGAACTCGATGCGGCAACCGGAGAGGTCCAGGACCGCCCCCGGTTGGGCGAGGGTGTTCTTCACCTTGCACGTCACGTCGTCGTAAGGCCCGGTTCCCCCGGGCCCGGTGCCGTCCAGGGGGAGCGGCCGGTCGAAGGCGCCTTCACCGTTGACGATGTGCGGGCGCCGGTAGGCGGGATTGGATGAGTCCTCCTGCTCCATCCACTGCAGCACGGGGCGGTTGGTGCGGTAGACGTCGTAACCGTTCACGGCCCCCGCCCCCACCCGCAGGCCCTCCCAGCCGGGGATGGACCACCTGCGTTCGGCATCGCCGCCGGCTCCCGCGAAACCCCATTCCCGGAGCTCCCCGTCCCGGATGGTGATGAGGCGGTAACCGCCGTAGTTCTCGGAGGTCTTGTCCATGAGGAGGGACTTGCCGTCGACGGGCGGCTCGGCGCCCGTGGTGTTTATGGACACCACCCGCCCGGGGCCGTCCCCGTAGGGCTCCCAGTCCACCGCGTTGATGGCGTCGCTGTGGGTGTGGCCGGAAGCCACGAAGGCGACCTCGTGCCTGCGCAGCAGGTACATGAGCGCCTGCGAACCTTCCCCCTGTCCCGCGGACAATTCGAGGAGGCCGAACTCCTTGGTGTTGTCCCAGGTTTCCGGCGGCGCACCGGCCGGGCGCAGGGGGTCGTGGTGCAGGAAAACGCCCTTGAGGCGCTTTCCCTCCGCCTCGGCACGCGCCAGCTCGCCTTCGATCCAGGCCAGTTGCCCGTCGAACCCGTCCTCCCCCGGGTCGGGACCCCAGGGCCACGCCTGCCAGTCCCAGGGGTCGCCGCCGCCCCGCACCTGACCGTGCCACTTGTGGGGGGTGATGATCCTCAAGGGCAGGAGTATCCTGTGCAGGTCCACCAGGAACCCGTTGCGGTCATCGTAGTCCTGGGCCATTTCCGGGTAGAGGTTCACGGCCACCGCCCACAGCAGGGGGTTCATGTCCTGCGGGGTGAATGGCTCGGGGCCGTCCGCATCCATTTTATCCCAGTCCATGCTGTTCACCGCAAGGAAGGTCATGTCCCCGTAATCCCAGGAATAGTAGAGGGGGCCGAAGAGGTCCTGCCATATCTCCTGGCCGTCGTCGTGGGCCGCCTCGTGCCCGTCCCAGCAGTAGCTGTCGTGGTTGCCGGGCACGCAGAATACGGGCACGTTCAAGGCCAGGAGCTCGTCGTACCACCAGGTGTACTCGAAGCGGTATTCCGTGCCGGGGTCTCCGTTCACGTCGCCCCACAGCAGGGTATCCTTGGGGTAGGTGTTGAAGTTCTTCTGCGCGAACACGGAATCGCCGGTGAAGACCACGAAGTCGGGATCCATGAGGTTGATGGCCTGCAGCTCCTCCTGCAGGTAGATGGCGCCCTCGTTGCGCTTGCCGTCCCCGTCCAGGTCCATGGGGAAACCGGGGTATCCCAGGAAGCCGAGGTCGATGCGCGGCGGGGTGCCGGGACGGGGCTCCCGCAGCTCGAAGGAGTTGTAGTCGAGGTTCAGGCCGTTCTTGATCTCCGGCCCGTAGACGTGGGTGTCCGTGATGTGCACGATCTTCAAATCGTCGCCGAAGGATTCGATTACCTGCAGGGCGTGGGGCTGCGCGTCCTCCACGAGGAACCCGGGGCCCACGCGGTCCGAGACGCAGCGCACGTGCACGTCGTAGAGGTCCAGGGGGACGTTCACGGGCAACGCGACCTCGATGTGGTCCACCTCGAAGGCGGCCTGGCCGAAGATCTCCGGCCAGCGCCGGCTGGGGCCGCGGCTCACCCCCTTCACCGGCAGGCGGCGGGTGTTTACCGTCCTGTGCACCGGTCTCTCGTAGGTCCCGTAGGAGGGGCCGCCATAGCGGTACCACGCCTCGGGCGGGTTCTCGGCCTCCCCGGGGACGGAACCGTCGTAATTCCGCACGTTGGCGGCCACGGAGGTGGTGATCCATACCTCCCAGTCCTGCGGGCGGTCGACCTGCGCGAGCTCCGGCCGGGGGTTCGCGGCCACGCTCTTGCGCCAGTCCCACTCTATGACCAGTTCCTCTCCACGGGGCAGTATGGCCGGGCAGCCGAAGGTGGGGTAGATTAGCTGGTTTATCCTCTTGGCCACCTCGGGCAGGGAACCCTC of the Actinomycetota bacterium genome contains:
- a CDS encoding TetR family transcriptional regulator; amino-acid sequence: MDKEKAGPIGRRERKKKQTRDALESTALKLFKKKGYDKTTIKEITETVDVSLRTFFRYFDSKEAVLFGDWRDQLNLVRELILSRPQGEPVLATLYATARLLAELDRDSEERIMLIRRLARDSRRLGDYERNVIYPGFEDTVCQALAQRMNVDPASDPRPRLIAAIAVAAWTTARRIWMESEGKRSVFSLLQEVFDLIEPGGEFLGDLGRELEA
- a CDS encoding metallophosphoesterase; amino-acid sequence: MHRGGTSYGGRLRGFTAPAVRALTVLFVALATMYGCLSGPGTGATAEAAFHPEGSLPEVAKRINQLIYPTFGCPAILPRGEELVIEWDWRKSVAANPRPELAQVDRPQDWEVWITTSVAANVRNYDGSVPGEAENPPEAWYRYGGPSYGTYERPVHRTVNTRRLPVKGVSRGPSRRWPEIFGQAAFEVDHIEVALPVNVPLDLYDVHVRCVSDRVGPGFLVEDAQPHALQVIESFGDDLKIVHITDTHVYGPEIKNGLNLDYNSFELREPRPGTPPRIDLGFLGYPGFPMDLDGDGKRNEGAIYLQEELQAINLMDPDFVVFTGDSVFAQKNFNTYPKDTLLWGDVNGDPGTEYRFEYTWWYDELLALNVPVFCVPGNHDSYCWDGHEAAHDDGQEIWQDLFGPLYYSWDYGDMTFLAVNSMDWDKMDADGPEPFTPQDMNPLLWAVAVNLYPEMAQDYDDRNGFLVDLHRILLPLRIITPHKWHGQVRGGGDPWDWQAWPWGPDPGEDGFDGQLAWIEGELARAEAEGKRLKGVFLHHDPLRPAGAPPETWDNTKEFGLLELSAGQGEGSQALMYLLRRHEVAFVASGHTHSDAINAVDWEPYGDGPGRVVSINTTGAEPPVDGKSLLMDKTSENYGGYRLITIRDGELREWGFAGAGGDAERRWSIPGWEGLRVGAGAVNGYDVYRTNRPVLQWMEQEDSSNPAYRRPHIVNGEGAFDRPLPLDGTGPGGTGPYDDVTCKVKNTLAQPGAVLDLSGCRIEFPMRRLSGGGYYAAQNGTILEQYDTDSGLRMVVVKADVPGGSVLPVRVYAAGSDGAKPVVDEASVNGGASTVPSLDVTLTLRAHDEGAGLMDLRVSNRRDFAGAEWIPCRDGKTVTLPWRLAGGLPGKRRVYVQFRDAAMPGNVRTVSLTVRYLPSG
- a CDS encoding CoA-binding protein: MNPRSIAFYGASNNPLKMGTMQLANLLESGYRGEVYPMHPSEERVMGLQAFRDLEEIGREVDLAQLVLPTKVVPGVLEECGRYGIRHAIIISGGFAETLAEDGRRLEREIREIAARYGIRFLGPNCVGVQNALFRLNTTTIPDPPFGGGFAVASQSGAYTSMLNPYLRSQGIRICQTVSVGNEADIDIVDCLEYFAECDEVRAVGLYVEAVRRPRDFISAARRTAARKPVLAVYVGGNEAGSRSSLSHTGAVTGPDGLYDGLFRQAGVMRVEDMDTMIDCLWALSTQPLPPGNRMAVITNSGGPGTSLAYNLEKAGLRVPLFSERLQERLRELAGTMSAVANPVDITFTTNIYLYKDLLEAVFASGEVDGAFIYGIFGAADMGVSIKKRMPELAPMESAWDEKFLAFLPHLARVPHEHGKPLLAMSYLGTGSATVRTLVENDLPVFTSASRAVRAMKGLLHYRELKERLADAEERVSRAAASPGPR